A DNA window from Impatiens glandulifera chromosome 7, dImpGla2.1, whole genome shotgun sequence contains the following coding sequences:
- the LOC124945322 gene encoding 54S ribosomal protein L24, mitochondrial, which produces MTFRSKEMMKTILKKIGGEGNLAPGVKESLKKCIPDTKIIMGRAHRGIFAGRHIQFGNNISEDGGNKTRRHWKPNVQEKRLFSYILDRHIRVKVTTHAIRCIDKAGGIDEYLLKTPYHKMDTEMGLFWKSKIEKMYEHLGEMEVVFFSPEDEANFEEQFKQARQQQRAARRESRRKLFVGSGKEKDVAEENGAGEGSDSEEGSQPLLANS; this is translated from the exons ATGACGTTTAGGTCAAAAGAAATGATGAAGACGATACTGAAGAAGATAGGGGGTGAAGGAAATCTAGCTCCTGGAGTGAAAGAATCCCTGAAAAAGTGTATTCCAGACACCAAAATCATCATGGGTCGTGCCCACCGCGGCATCTTCGCCGGCCGGCACATCCAGTTCGGCAACAACATAAGTGAAGACGGTGGCAACAA AACAAGAAGACATTGGAAACCAAATGTACAAGAGAAGCGACTATTCAGTTACATCCTAGATAGACACATTCGCGTAAAAGTGACCACACATGCCATCCGTTGTATTGACAAAGCAGGCGGTATCGACGAGTACTTGCTTAAGACTCCATATCACAAAATGGACACGGAAATGGGTCTTTTTTGGAAGTCAAAAATTGAAAAGATGTATGAACATCTTGGGGAGATGGAAGTGGTCTTCTTCTCCCCGGAGGATGAAGCCAATTTTGAGGAGCAGTTCAAACAGGCCAGACAGCAACAAAGAGCAGCTCGACGAGAATCAAGGAGAAAATTGTTTGTAGGGTCCGGGAAAGAGAAGGATGTTGCTGAAGAGAATGGAGCAGGCGAAGGCAGTGACAGCGAAGAAGGATCTCAACCACTTCTGGCAAATTCTTGA